A stretch of DNA from Nitrosopumilus zosterae:
AGAAAACTCTAAACGATGTGAATGCTCTCCCATTTTGCTAATAGTGTTGACTCCTCCTGCAATCTCTATCATCTCTGGAATCCAATGACCTGCAGTAAAAAATGGTTCAATCCATTCTATTGCAAGAACTTTGGGTTTTTTATTTTTGGGACTATTTCTAATACCGTCTATTCTTTTTTCAAGGGATTCTGTAATTTCACGGGCTTTGGACTCTTTACCTAAAATTTTTCCTAATTCTATTACCGATTGAATAATCTCTTGCAAATTATGGGGATCCATTGAGTAAAGAATTGGTTTCGTTTGAAGAATTTGTAGTGCTTTGTTAACTTGATTAGTATGTGCTGCACAGACTTCACATGTCTCTTGAGCTATAATCAGATCTGGATCTGCTTCTCTAATTTTCTCTTCATCTACTGTGAAAATGTCTTTCCCATCATTTAGTAATCTACATGTCATTGTGTTGATTTGATCACTAGTCAATTCATCTGAATTGATAACGGAATTGATTATTCGTGGTTTTGTTGTTGCATCTTGAGGAAATTTACATTCATGTGTAACTCCAAAAAGATCATTTTGTACCCCAAATTCATATAGTAATTCTGTTGCACTAGGCAAAAATGAGACTATTCTTTTTGGCAATAATGATACATTATTTTACAAGTTCTTAAATCCAATCTAATCTTACACATATTATGAAACCCCAATCTTGTAGAAATTGCGGTAAGGAACTATGGCAAAATCAAACAATATGTCCTCACTGTGGATGTGAAAGAGAACATGAAGATCCAGAATAGTTGTCATAAACTAACCGTCAATTTTCATTATCAGGCAGATTAATAGACTCATTTCAGACACAAACTGCAATGTACTCAGATTCTCAGGAGATTAGACGATCAATTTTGGCAAAATGGCATGAAACGCTTTCAAAACACGGTAATCTGTTTTCATCTGATTCGATAAGTGGCACTAGTCCCCCTTCTGTTTTTGTTGGCTCCTATAATTATCCTAAAGTCTTTGTTGGACCAATGGTTCCTCCAGCACATGGCGATACCAGCATACTTGACAGTCCTGAAAGATGGAAAGGAAAATCTTTAGAAGATATCGTAAATTTCAGATTAAATCTAGTGCGCGGAATACAAAAGATCTCTGTTAATAAAACTGAAGGAAGATACATTGAAAATCTTCAAGAAGTTGTAATGTCTTCACAACCAATTGACTCTGATTTGATATTTGAAAAATCCACATCGTCTCATATTTCACTTGATGGAGAAAGTGCACCGTTTGGCCCAACTGGTATTATCCACTCAGCAAAATTTTCAGGAACAACATCTGAAAAATCAATAGAAAAAACATTCTATGATAAGGATATGAAAGCACAGGATGCAGTTTTGAATTTATATAATTCTGGAATTGAAATTTCAAAGATTCAAAAATGTTTTAGTATTGGAATGTTGGGTCAAAAAAGAAAACTAGTTCCAACTAAATGGAGTATCACTGCCACTGATGACATTATTTCTAAATCCCTGGTTGATGAAATTCTAGATTATTCGATAATTGATTCCTGCAAAATTTTTTCTTATGAACATCTGGGAAATGTTTTCGTCATTGTATTGTTTCCTCATAGGTGGATCTATGAAATGATTGAGGCATGGTATTCTAATGGGATATTGGGGTTTGGTTCTGATTACGAAGATGCACGTGGAATTGATCATCCTCCTGCAGTTGCTGGTGCCTATTTTGCAGCTAAATTAGGCGTTTTGGAGTATTTGGCCAAAAATAAAATTCAATCCGGAGTTGTTATTTTGAGAGAAATACGTCCTGAATACGCCATTCCTGTGGGTGTGTGGCAGGTTCGTGAAGGAGTCCGAGAGGCAATGAAACAAAAATCTGTGCTTGCAGATAATTTTGATGATGCAATATTATTAGCATCAAATAAAATGAGCATTAGTAAATCTGAATGGCTGGCCAATGGAAATATTTTGAAATTAATTCATCAGAAAACTTTATCTGACTTTTTTTAAATTTTTTAAATAAAATTTATTCCAAAATCACATAGGTTAAATCATGGATTTGGAATAAAACAAATGATCTTATGAGTCAAATACAACCCGAATCAGTTTTTTCCGATTACGGTATTTACAAAGTAATTGATAATCTTGAATTGTCTCTTCCTGATATAACTATTAAAATCGATAAAATTGGTGATCATGTTTTTTCATATGTTCGAAAAGACGCTGAAGACAATATTGTTAAAAAAATAATTCCTACAAAATCTGACGATCTAATCATTGAACTGTCTCCGATTAGACCCTTGAATTATCCTGCTAAAAGAACTAGCTATGTCTATTTGGATTTTGAAACTCCTCTTTTTCTGTCTGAAGGTTCTGCTGTTACTGTTTTTGTAAGATGTCCAATAGAGATAGGTGTATTTTTAGTTCATGATGAGCATAAGGATTCCTTAGACTGCTTTACATGTGATCCTAACAATTCAAGATTTTGTTTGTATGGTGATCCTGAATCTGGAAATCTTTGTAAATATGCTCTCTCTGAAATTGTGGAATCCTATGATGATTCCATACCTTTTCTAAACGGTGTTTTAAAAATTGATATTAAAAATGATTTAGATAAAGGATTGACACTTTCAAAAATTGTTTTTCCTATAACTGGAAACTCAATTTATTATAAAAACTCAAAGGCTATAATTGATTCTTTAAGTGCAATAATGAAGAAAAAACTTACTCTCGAAATAATTGATGTGACTTCAGATAAAATACAAACTGATTGGATAATGTCTCCAACATTTGAACAAATTGAAAGCATAAAACACATGGACATGGGTGTTGATTAATGGCATTTGAATTTCTACAAAGTTTAGCCGATGTTGAACTTGTTGGAGGTTTAACCCTTCTGTCATTGTTAGTTGGCGGGATAATTATGGGTGTGGGAGTGATAATTGCAAGAACTGTTAAATTATTATTTATGAAATACTATGCACCAAAACTTCCTCAAGATTCTGCAAAAAACTTTGCAAAGCTAATCTATTTTGGAATAATTCTGTTGTCCTTCTTAGTTTTTACATCTAACACGGGCTTAGATCTTTCTGGTTTGCTTGTTGCAGGTGGAATATTTGGAATAGTGATTGGTTTTGCTACTCAATCTGTAGTTTCCAATTTAATTTCAGGTGTTTTCTTGATGATCGAAAAGCCAGTAAAACAAGGTGATAACATTGAGATTCCGGGTTCAGATGTTTCTGGAACTTTGTTGGATATCAGTACTTTTTCGGTTCGTGTGAGAAAATTTGATGGCACTATAATTAGAGTCCCAAATGAATCATTCTTTACATCAAACATCCGCTCCCTTTCTTCTTCCCCTGTAAGAAGAACTGAGGCCGTAGTTGGAATTGCCTATAAAGAAGATATTGCTGGCGCTATATCCGTACTTGAGAAGCAAATTCGCAAATCTATGCCATTTGTTTTGATGCTTCCAAAACCTGAATTTCGAATTAAAGAATTGGCAGATTCAAGCGTGAATATCGAAATTCTAGTTTGGCATCCTCGTAATGATTGGAATGCAGTAGGGCCACATTTACTCAAATTTGCTAAATCTGCATTAGATGATGCTGGAATTGAAATACCATTCCCTCAGCGTGTAATATGGCAAGCAAAAGAATAGGAAATTTATCTCTCTATGATTTTTGGTTGATTTTTACTTGCTCTTCTTTTCTTAATTAAAGCAAACATGATCATTCCGACATTAATTATGGAAATTATTTCAATTAAATCTACTCCATACAAGAACCAATCAATCACTGGGTGTATTCTTGACACTAATCCAGCTTCAAGCATGATGTCTGCATTCCATACCATATGTGGAACTTGAATGAATTGAATTATTGCAATTATTATGATACTTCCTAATATTTTATCTTCATACCACTTCCAAAATTTATTCCACACATTCATGATTTTTTTTAATTTTTAATTCTAATAAATAATGTGAAAATTAGATAGAACTAATTAGACTGGACTAATGATTTCAGGCATATTTTTTCAGATTATCTGAATCATGTTTTAATTGTCATTCAGAATTAGTTCTTTTTTCATCCAAACTGTTTTTCCTTTATGATCAATTAATTCTATGTTCATATCATTTAGTTTATCGCGAATTTTATCTGCTTCTTCAAATTGTTTGTCTTTTCTGAATTTCTCTCTATTTGAAATCAAATTATTGATTTCTTGTTTTTCACTTTCGGTCATTTCTGGAATTGATAGCCCTAAAATTTTCATCATCCTTTCAAGTTCTTTTTTTATGATTTGTGCATCTTTGCTTCCTAGTTTTTCCTCGGCTGCTAGTCTATTGGTCTCTTTTACTAGTTGAAAAAATGCAGATAATGCAAGATGTGTATTCAAATCATCATTTAATGCATCGTCAAAATCTGTGGTTGTTTTATAGATAATCGAATCTATTTTTTCGTCACTTTCACCATGAGCATGAATTAATTCATAGTAGCTTGTCTCTACTTGTCTCCATTTTGTTACATTCTCTTTAAGCAGTTCTTCAGAATAATCGATAGGTTTTGAATAATGTCCTGACAGACAGAATAATCTGATGATATTTGAACCCCAGTTCTCTAAAACATGCTTGATTGATTTTATATTCCCTAATGATTTTGACATCTTTTCTCCATTGATGGTGACCATGCCTACATGCATCCAAATTTTTGCAAATGGTAAACCTGTACATGATTCAGATTGTGCAATCTCATTTTCATGATGCGGAAATATTAGATCACGTCCTCCACCGTGAATATCGAAATTTTCTCCTAGATACTTGATGCTCATAGCAGAACATTCGATATGCCAACCTGGTCTCCCTTTCCCCCATGGGCTATCCCATACGGGTTCTGTGCTTGAGAATTTCCATAC
This window harbors:
- a CDS encoding mechanosensitive ion channel family protein — its product is MAFEFLQSLADVELVGGLTLLSLLVGGIIMGVGVIIARTVKLLFMKYYAPKLPQDSAKNFAKLIYFGIILLSFLVFTSNTGLDLSGLLVAGGIFGIVIGFATQSVVSNLISGVFLMIEKPVKQGDNIEIPGSDVSGTLLDISTFSVRVRKFDGTIIRVPNESFFTSNIRSLSSSPVRRTEAVVGIAYKEDIAGAISVLEKQIRKSMPFVLMLPKPEFRIKELADSSVNIEILVWHPRNDWNAVGPHLLKFAKSALDDAGIEIPFPQRVIWQAKE
- the cysS gene encoding cysteine--tRNA ligase, giving the protein MKIHNTLLNSEQELDISKKVKIYLCGVTVYDESHIGHARTIIIFDVLRKFLESKNVEIEFVQNFTDVDDKIINRANSENTTAEAISTKYIENYFKDFDGLNVKRATNYPKATEHIDDIIKFIEKLIEKKIAYTTKNGVYFSVSKFPEYGKLSKKKIDELQSGSRIEVDDAKNDPLDFAVWKFSSTEPVWDSPWGKGRPGWHIECSAMSIKYLGENFDIHGGGRDLIFPHHENEIAQSESCTGLPFAKIWMHVGMVTINGEKMSKSLGNIKSIKHVLENWGSNIIRLFCLSGHYSKPIDYSEELLKENVTKWRQVETSYYELIHAHGESDEKIDSIIYKTTTDFDDALNDDLNTHLALSAFFQLVKETNRLAAEEKLGSKDAQIIKKELERMMKILGLSIPEMTESEKQEINNLISNREKFRKDKQFEEADKIRDKLNDMNIELIDHKGKTVWMKKELILNDN
- a CDS encoding Nre family DNA repair protein; this encodes MYSDSQEIRRSILAKWHETLSKHGNLFSSDSISGTSPPSVFVGSYNYPKVFVGPMVPPAHGDTSILDSPERWKGKSLEDIVNFRLNLVRGIQKISVNKTEGRYIENLQEVVMSSQPIDSDLIFEKSTSSHISLDGESAPFGPTGIIHSAKFSGTTSEKSIEKTFYDKDMKAQDAVLNLYNSGIEISKIQKCFSIGMLGQKRKLVPTKWSITATDDIISKSLVDEILDYSIIDSCKIFSYEHLGNVFVIVLFPHRWIYEMIEAWYSNGILGFGSDYEDARGIDHPPAVAGAYFAAKLGVLEYLAKNKIQSGVVILREIRPEYAIPVGVWQVREGVREAMKQKSVLADNFDDAILLASNKMSISKSEWLANGNILKLIHQKTLSDFF
- a CDS encoding DUF432 domain-containing protein; the encoded protein is MSQIQPESVFSDYGIYKVIDNLELSLPDITIKIDKIGDHVFSYVRKDAEDNIVKKIIPTKSDDLIIELSPIRPLNYPAKRTSYVYLDFETPLFLSEGSAVTVFVRCPIEIGVFLVHDEHKDSLDCFTCDPNNSRFCLYGDPESGNLCKYALSEIVESYDDSIPFLNGVLKIDIKNDLDKGLTLSKIVFPITGNSIYYKNSKAIIDSLSAIMKKKLTLEIIDVTSDKIQTDWIMSPTFEQIESIKHMDMGVD
- a CDS encoding cobalamin-binding protein, whose product is MPKRIVSFLPSATELLYEFGVQNDLFGVTHECKFPQDATTKPRIINSVINSDELTSDQINTMTCRLLNDGKDIFTVDEEKIREADPDLIIAQETCEVCAAHTNQVNKALQILQTKPILYSMDPHNLQEIIQSVIELGKILGKESKAREITESLEKRIDGIRNSPKNKKPKVLAIEWIEPFFTAGHWIPEMIEIAGGVNTISKMGEHSHRLEFSEIVKADPDIIIMMPCGFDTKRTILEYNNILKKDQKWNSLRAVKENKVFAVDANSFFSKPSIRTIEGLEILAKVIQPKKFKNLKVSDESFFRIKNES